cttcatttatttatgttttttctataaaaaaaaattgtactgTTTTTGTCATGGAGTTAGAGCTCAGATTTGTTACATTTTTCACTTCTGGCTCTTCCCTTCTTTTAATTTGTGTTCTTGATCATGGATTGGTGTTTGAtgggtttgttttttttttcattttgttgatttttcttGTGCTTGACATGGTTTTTCCTTCCCTTTAGGTGGAGGCTTCAACGAATCAGGTGGCGGACGAGCATATGCCGGTTTACGATCTCCCATCTAAGATCCTATGCCGGGTCATCAACGTGCAGCTGAAGGTAGTGTTCtgcttttttctttcaaaattcCCATGCTTTTGAACCAAGCAAGCAATTAATCCTCTTTGAGCTGAGAGTTTTGAATGATTTTTTCAGGCGGAGCCGGATACGGATGAGGTGTTTGCTCAGGTGACCTTACTTCCTGAGCCAAATGTAAGTCCTAagcttttgttgtttttttttttgtgtgtgtgtgtgtggtggGGGTAGAGGGGATTTCTGGAATGGGGTTGTTATTAAGCAAAAAACATCATCCTTATGGTTCTTCTGTTGTTTTTGGATGTGGGTGTGGATGGCAGCAAGATGAGAATGCCGTGGAGAAGGAGCCtccgccaccgccgccgccacgaTTTCATGTGCATTCTTTCTGTAAAACCTTGACGGCCTCCGATACCAGCACCCATGGTGGGTTTTCCGTGCTGAGACGACATGCTGATGAGTGCCTTCCTCCACTGGTTTGATTCTTTGCCTTTCTCGCTCGATTTCCTCTTAGTTTTGTTTTTGTGTGTCTACAGCTGACTGGTGGATGAATCACTTGTTTGTTAACAGGACATGTCAAAGCAGCCACCAACCCAGGAATTGGCGGCTAAGGATTTGCATGGGAATGAATGGCGATTTAGACACATCTTTCGCGGTAATTGCCGACATATTATTTGCCTTCTTCCTCTGGTTTTGCAGATTTATTGTCATGTCCTATAGCTTGTCTTTTTTCCGTCATGTCCATTGGTTGGGACTTGGGACTGATCGCTCGTGTAATTCCAGGTCAACCCCGTAGACACTTACTTCAGAGTGGTTGGAGTGTTTTTGTGAGCTCCAAAAGGCTTGTCGCTGGGGATGCATTTATTTTTCTAAGGTTTGAATGGAGATTCAGATTGTACTAGTTTGTTAATTTCACTCTTCTATTTTGAACTGGACTAATATATGGACTTGCAGAGGTGAGAATGGGGAACTTCGTGTTGGTGTAAGGCGAGCAATGAGACAGCAGGGCAATGTTCCACCATCAGTTATCTCTAGCCACAGCATGCATCTTGGGGTCCTTGCAACTGCTTGGCATGCTATCTTGACGGGAACTATATTCACTGTTTATTACAAGCCCAGGTTTGTAACTGATTCATGAAATGACGTCTGTTGATCTTGGTAGTTTAATTATGATTACCATTAGTTTGAGTCTATGTCTGTTTGCAACCTCCTGTTTaggttttttcttctatttaatCGATTCTTTTCCTACCACTGATTAACAACTCTTACTGTCTATGTTATTTTACAGGACCAGTCCTGCTGAGTTCATTGTTCCATATGATCAATATATGGAGTCTCTCAAAACAAATTATACCGTAGGAATGCGGTTTAAAATGAGATTTGAAGGTGAAGAAGCTCCGGAGCAGAGGTATTATTGATTGATGTTGACTTAATGTCTGAATGACATGTCATTGTGTgcgctgttttttttttttgctacttAAAATGTCATGTAATATCTCTGTTGTATTGTTACTAAATATACAACTTGAATGAAATGAAGCCCTTGACATGCTTGTTTATATTTTAGGTTTACCGGTACCGTTGTTGGAATAGAAGATGTTGATTCCAAAAGTTGGAGAGATTCCAGATGGAGATGCCTCAAGGTTGCATTTATAGTCTTTGTGCCCCTATTAATGACTTTTAAATAAGGCATGCTTTAATGGAGTTGTTCTTGTTAATTAGGTGAGATGGGATGAAACGTCTAACACGCCTCGTCCTGACCGAGTTTCCCCATGGAAAATAGAGCCTTCTCTTGCTCCTCCTGCTCTGAATCCTCTTTCAATGCCCAGACCTAAAAGGCCTCGATCTATTGCTGTTCTTTCATCGCCAGATTCTTCTGTTCTTACTCGAGAAGGTATGGTTTTTTAGCTCTGGATATTTGATGTTTCAAAGAGTCCTTTCTAGAAGTGAGGCCTGATATTTTTCGATGTTTAACAGCTTCGTCAAAAGTAAGTGTAGACCCTTTACCTGCAAATGGGTTTCCAAGGGTCTTGCAAGGTCAAGAATTCTCGACCTTGAGAGGCAATATTGCAGAAAGCAATGAGTCTGATACGGCTGAGAAGTCTGTTGCTTGGCCACCTGCAGTAGATGATGAAAAAATGGATGTTGTTTCTACTTCAAGGAGGTATGGATCAGAGAGCTGGATGTCAATGGGGAGGAACGAGGCTACGTATTCAGATCTTCTTTCAGGCTTTGGGGCTGGTGGAGATCCTTCTCATGCATCCATGGGTGATCAAATGACCCATGTAGCTTATCCTGCTAGAAAGCCTTCAGTGGATCATGAAGGCAATCTTCATGTGCATCATACGTGGCACGTAACACCTTCGGGTCTGTCACTGAACCTCTTGGACAATACAAAAGGTTCTGCACATGGTGATGATACAGCTTACCAAGCTCGAGGAAGTTCGAGGTACACTGCATTCGGTGAATACCCTATGCTCCATGGCCATaaagttgagcattcacatgGAAACTTGATGCCACACCCATCCTCAACTCAATATCAGAGTCCTCGTTCAAGAGAACTAATGTCGAAGCCATTGTCAGTGAAAGCTTGTGAGGCTGTTAAGCCAAAAGATGGTGACTGTAAGCTATTTGGCATTTCACTTATCAGTAGCCCTGTTGCACCAGAACCTTCTGTATCACAAAGAAATGGGACAACTGAGACAGCTGATCCAATGCATATTGCATCACGTCAacacagaacttctgaagatcAGAATTCAGATCACTCAAAGGGCTCAAAACTAGAAGATGGTCAAGTTGTCGTTTATGACCCTGAAAAGTCATTTCAAACTTCTCATCTGCATCTGAAAGATGTTCAATCCAAATCACAAAGTTCTGCCAGGAGTTGCACTAAAGTAAGGTCCTTCACTGttgattaagaaaaaaaaatagttagaaATTTGTGGGGAAATTTAATCACTTGCTGTTTGTTTTAGGTTCACAAGAAGGGGATTGCACTTGGTAGGTCAGTAGACCTTACGAAGTACAGCGGCTATGAAGAATTGGTTGCTGAATTGGATCAGCTGTTTGACTTTGGGGGTGAATTAATGTCAACAAAAAAGGAATGGCTCATTGTCTATACTGATAATGAGGGTGACATGATGCTTGTAGGCGATGATCCATGGCAGTAAGTATCTGTATTTGGTTATACGACTTTGATTTGCTCCTGATTATTTCATGTTTTTCCCCCTTGAGAATGTCACGATTCACATTAATTTTATATGCATTTAATTCAGGGAGTTCTGTTCAATGGTTCGGAAAATTTATATCTACCCGAAAGAGGAGATTCAGAAAATGAGTCCAGGTACCTTGAGTTCGAAAAATGAAGAGAATCTGTCAGCTAGCGAAGGCACGGATGCAAAAGAAGTTAAAGCTCAGCTGCATCAGAAACTAAATTCAGACAATGGCCCTGATAATTAGTAGTGGTTTTCCATAGCTTTCAGGTAAACTCTCCGCACCCATTAGAGGTAGTACTGGATTGAATGATTTTAGCTTTCTTATATGAAAATCCTCCATGTGGTGTTACCATACGTGAACTTCGACTCTAGTTTAGTAGAAGTATCTCATGGTGtaacaattttgtttttcaacagACTCCGAGGTGGAAAGTAGGGAACTGGCGTCAAGTCATCCGGTTAGAGAACATGACATGAAGACGCTTTGAATCAGAATGTAGAGATGGCAATGAATGAGTATCCATCCATCCAATTTTGGAGATCCTGAATGAGATGGCAATGAATGTGTCTGCCCAGTTATATGTAATCATTGTGTTTTGAACGAGGGTGTTATGGGGGTGGAGATAGCCTTCTCTTCTGTACATAGTTGTTTCTCTCCCTCCCTCAGAACACCAACCCATTAATTAATGTAATGAAGTTCATACACAATAGCAGCTTAATGGTTGATTGGCTGGTATCTAGTTTATctgattttaattttgattaatgAGAATTGTGGATAGTAATCTTCAATTTCATTGCACAATGGCTAATTATAATGTGTGAGCAGGATCCTTAAGTATTAtcaataaaaagtaaaaggTAGTTTGAGCtttgatatttttaattgtTATCTTAGATTTTGATTAGTAACATTTATGAACATTGTTTATACAATTAATGAAAATAACCCTTTGGGTGGAAACAAGGGGTGGCGTGGTCCACGCCTCCTTGGACATTTGTGGAGATTACGTGATTAAGCTGCTATTACTACATTACTATTGGGACAACATAGTACTATAATGGCACGTTAATAATGGGACATTGTTTCCAGCGGTTGATATTGTGACAACCGTCACCACAAGGGTTTTATCATTTGGAATTATGATTTTTAAAAGGAAGCTTCACTGTGCATGTATGGGTAGCAGAAACCATTGTCTTATTTTTCATCTACTTCTAGTGTAAAGGGAAAGGCATTATAAAATTGTGATGGCCATGTTTAATTGGTGGGGATGGGGGGACACCAATATAAGGGTCGCTTTAAAGCTTGGTCCTCTTTGAAAACAATAATATAAAGAGGACAATAAGTTGGGCACAAAGGTATAAGAAATAGCACAGCAGGTAGATAATTGATAGCTGAACTCTTTAAGCTTCTAATCTAAAGTTTGATATCTGAGCGGTGTATATGAGAAATGATTTGTTAAAGATGCCTACCGACTTAATGTGATCATTGAGCCTCAAGTGTTAAGTCTCATGATTGCCGGTTTGTGAGAATACATtagggaaaaaaatatttaggcAGAAAGAAAATACTACAAGCTCCGCATCAAAACGCGTGTCAAGAAAAGTTCTCCGACCGATTGAACTCCAACACGTGAAATGTGCCAAACATTGTGTAATTGATGTTAGAGAGGTTAATATCATATGAAAATATCTTCTAATTCAACTTAAAAGTCAAGTAATTACCAGAAGCCAGTACCGTACACTTGAATTTGGAAATGAATTAAAATGTAAAAACTTGATTAAACTTTCTAAATTAACTGTTTGAAATGGCAGGTACTAGTTTGTTCCTTGCTAAAACTAATTAGATCAAGCCATGGAAGCCAGCTGACTCCAATAGTATTGCTTTGATGTGCTCCGGATGGACTTCCTGACCTTCGTTGCATTGCTGAAATAGAGCCAATGTTAGTATTTGAATTATAGAAATAAACTTAAAATCAAGCTTCACTTTAACGGTGATaatgattttttaataaataattctaaACTTCTTATTACTAAATGAAGAAAGAACTGAATGTTTTTAAGCTTTCAAAGTATTAAATGCATCTACTATTTAATAATGTATTAGTAAGAGGGTTATGCAATTATGCTATCCTCTACTTCTTAATCACTaaaatactaattttttttttatattagtcGCATAACATTTGTTACACTAGTCGTTGATAAATCTCACATTGACTAAATATATAGCTAAAATAGTCATGATAAAAAGTAGAACAACCCTCACTCCTAAATTAATTTTTAGGCTCCAACCcgaattctaatatggtatcagaacTTATTATAATTCATTTGTTGGAGACCCATATATATGGGTCAGCCGCAAATGTGCTTATAAATCTCATGCTCCATATGTCTTAACCTTGAACTGAGAAGCCTCACATTGATAAGAGATATTCTCAAAAAAGTCTTTATAAAGGTAAAATAATTCTCACCTTTAAACTAGCTTTTGATGTGGATTTAGATCTAATCTAAATTTTAATACTAATCAATCACTTATTGGTACCACTCCTTTATATTTGTATACCATCCTCCACTTTGCAGGAGggcatgaattttttttttttcttatttactTCAACAATAGTTATGACTTGTGATCATAAAAACAGCTATAGAGCATATTTGATTTCGAAATAGCATTTCAACACTTAAGCCATTGATGGATAAGGATATCATTATTAAAATATCATAATGTTATAATTTGCAACAGGTGAGTGAACtaggaaaaatatcaattaagcTTTGTAGTATGGATGCAACATGTTTGATTTCCAAGTGGTGTAGAATTGTAGATGTTGATAacagaataattttttttacctcaGCTCGAAAAACATCCATAGCAAATCCATTGAAACAGCTGATAACAGCTTGCTGAATGTCCAAACCAAGATTATCCAAAGCCCTCATGGTTGAGAGCAACAAACCGGGTTTGCGGGCACAAAACATGTGGATATTCACAGCTCTTCCTTCACGCAACCGAACCTCAACCTATACAgggtaaaaataataataaaaattccCATTAGATCATTCTAATTAATAACAACAAAACTCTCGACCATGTCTATGAGGTACTCAAATCCTTTGTTCATATTTAGGGTGTTTGTGAGTTTTAAGGAAAGGGTAGGGAAAGACTTTGAGGAGAAGGGTAGATGAAGGCAAGAGAGGGGTTAAGAGGGCAAGCCTTTCTTTTGCTTGGGAGTCAAAAACCCCAAATTTGGgggaattaaaaaatataactagGAGAAGGTTTTGAGAGGCCTTAAGGGTTATTAGAAATATCTCAAAGCCTCTCCCATTTGAACAAGAAGTGGGCTTCCCATAAGCCTTTCCCTTCTCTTTCCCCCTCCAAAACTCAATTTAAAAACATACATCAATCTCGGTACGTTTCAACAATTAAATTATGACATATCATTTAAAAATCACACatgtaaaaaatgaaaacacgTTTACTGAATCCAATCTCCACCTCTATTCTCATAAAGCACATTGGAATTAGGTGAATGTATGTATGAGTTAGCATTTTTGAATACGCTAATGTGGTTTCACGTATGCCAAAGTATTATCATAAATggataaattaaaatttgaaacgTTGAGTTGAACGTGAATCAGAGAAACATAATTTTACTGCAGTAAAGTTCAATGTGAATATACATTAAATTCAACGGAAATCCAAAAAAAATATGCAATTTGTCATTCCAAAAACAAAATGTAATTAAATGTGCCAATAGTTGGAAAACCAAATAACTCTACTGTTGTCATACTCATACAGTGATGGCATATTTCATTAGTGAGATATGAATGAGAAATCAAATGAGTACAAATGATCATTCTAAGTGAAACCTAGAGAGTTAAACCAAGATTGAGGAGCATAAACTTGGCAAAATATGATTATACGGTTCCTTCATTTTCACACCCCAAAACAAGCACAAATTCAAATCAGCAAGAAAGCAAGCATAAAAGTTGTGCATCTTGACAATATTTCTAGTTAACAGGAATAGGAAGCAAGGAAGCAATGTCTATTTAAGATCAAGATCTGAGCAAAAAGACAAAAAGGACATAACAACATTAACAACATTACCCTGGCAGGTTGGCCATTGGGGCTTGGCAATGAGCTGGGGCACAGTTCTTCTTTAATACGGCCAGGAAGTGCTGTTGGAGTAGGTGTCAAAGGATGGAAGCTTGAAACAGGTGTGAGTGAACAAGACCCAGAATTAGGTGTGGACTCCAGCTCATTGTGAAGATCATTGATCCTTTGCAGCAGTTCCTTCAGATACTCAATTGCATCCCCAAGGATTGATGCCCTGTCCATCTACCAAACCAAACAAAACCATGTCATACAATCTAGAGATCCACCACAAATCAcactaaattttttaaaattcttcTGCAGCAATTAATTATGTAGCTAAAATCAATTCCGGGGAGATGGTCACGAAAGTAGCTTTTGGCTCTCTGGATTGATataagaaaaagagaagttaatcCGAACATGTTATATGTCTTCATCTTAACATTGAttcacaattgattctgaagctaAAGTCAATTCACGCAAGTAGTTTCTGCCtctcaaaattgattctaaatGAAAGAGAAGTTGACCCGAACATGCTTATATATCTTCATCTTAACATTGATTAACATAGTCATAGATCACATTAATATTCATAATCTATCAACTAAGAAAGACAAAATTCTCTAAACACAATTCTAAAAAGTAATGGCAAAACATAAGATTTGAACTTTAAGAGATTGATGAAAAGCACTCTTACTTTGCTAATCTTTGGAACAACGGACCTCAGCATGTAGAGCCTATCATTGAGCTTCTTCCTACGGCGGCGTTCCGCCATCAAATTCTTAGCAGGCAAtcccttcttcttccctttctGATCCACACCGCCGCCAGTGACAGTGCTATTGTTGCCATTAGAGGCTCCACCATTCTTAGCACTATTCTCTTCCATCTTACTCTCAATCAAGTCATCAGAATCATAGTTCAACCCAGACCCATCAAAGCTCGCATCTTCGTACTCATCTCCAATACTCAGCTTCCTTTTCTTATCACTCCCTTCACCAATTTCACCCTTACTCTGAACAGGAGAAGAACCCGAACCCATGTTTTTTCTAAGCGCAGCTCTCTTCTGAAACAGAGTAGGTTGTGCCCCAGAAGGAGGCAAAGATTCAAGCGGTCTCAAAATCTTGGACCTGTTCAGAAATGGAGTCTTTCCAGAAGCTTCTTCCAAGTTCTGAAATCCTCCAAAGGAAGTGTTGCTTTGTGGCAAATGGGGCATGGTCATGGTAGTGCCTGAGGTGAAGTTAGGAAGTGTTAACTGGGGTTTTGAGTTGTTCAGCTCAACGAAGCTACCCAGAAGAGAAGAAGTGGTGGAACCTTGAGGATCAAGAAACCCCATGTCAAAAGGGTTGAGAAGAGAAGATAAAGTGGGTGGTTTGGGATTCGGAGGCAGAAAATACTGCGATGATGAAGGTTCAAGTGTGTTGAAAACAGAGGAAGATGGAGAACATGAAGATGCAGAGTGAGAGTCCACGGTTTGGAGCAAAACGTT
This is a stretch of genomic DNA from Lotus japonicus ecotype B-129 chromosome 1, LjGifu_v1.2. It encodes these proteins:
- the LOC130716874 gene encoding auxin response factor 2B-like encodes the protein MASSEVAMKGNCPNHGDGGRSVTTEGQNGHSASTARDAEAALYRELWHACAGPLVTVPREGERVFYFPQGHIEQVEASTNQVADEHMPVYDLPSKILCRVINVQLKAEPDTDEVFAQVTLLPEPNQDENAVEKEPPPPPPPRFHVHSFCKTLTASDTSTHGGFSVLRRHADECLPPLDMSKQPPTQELAAKDLHGNEWRFRHIFRGQPRRHLLQSGWSVFVSSKRLVAGDAFIFLRGENGELRVGVRRAMRQQGNVPPSVISSHSMHLGVLATAWHAILTGTIFTVYYKPRTSPAEFIVPYDQYMESLKTNYTVGMRFKMRFEGEEAPEQRFTGTVVGIEDVDSKSWRDSRWRCLKVRWDETSNTPRPDRVSPWKIEPSLAPPALNPLSMPRPKRPRSIAVLSSPDSSVLTREASSKVSVDPLPANGFPRVLQGQEFSTLRGNIAESNESDTAEKSVAWPPAVDDEKMDVVSTSRRYGSESWMSMGRNEATYSDLLSGFGAGGDPSHASMGDQMTHVAYPARKPSVDHEGNLHVHHTWHVTPSGLSLNLLDNTKGSAHGDDTAYQARGSSRYTAFGEYPMLHGHKVEHSHGNLMPHPSSTQYQSPRSRELMSKPLSVKACEAVKPKDGDCKLFGISLISSPVAPEPSVSQRNGTTETADPMHIASRQHRTSEDQNSDHSKGSKLEDGQVVVYDPEKSFQTSHLHLKDVQSKSQSSARSCTKVHKKGIALGRSVDLTKYSGYEELVAELDQLFDFGGELMSTKKEWLIVYTDNEGDMMLVGDDPWQEFCSMVRKIYIYPKEEIQKMSPGTLSSKNEENLSASEGTDAKEVKAQLHQKLNSDNGPDN
- the LOC130716880 gene encoding transcription factor ICE1-like → MLSRINNGSWMDEREDENSASASWARNSKPNSTGFVENRDDLGSLCALKPMLEVDEEWFMMRDMAFDNVLLQTVDSHSASSCSPSSSVFNTLEPSSSQYFLPPNPKPPTLSSLLNPFDMGFLDPQGSTTSSLLGSFVELNNSKPQLTLPNFTSGTTMTMPHLPQSNTSFGGFQNLEEASGKTPFLNRSKILRPLESLPPSGAQPTLFQKRAALRKNMGSGSSPVQSKGEIGEGSDKKRKLSIGDEYEDASFDGSGLNYDSDDLIESKMEENSAKNGGASNGNNSTVTGGGVDQKGKKKGLPAKNLMAERRRRKKLNDRLYMLRSVVPKISKMDRASILGDAIEYLKELLQRINDLHNELESTPNSGSCSLTPVSSFHPLTPTPTALPGRIKEELCPSSLPSPNGQPARVEVRLREGRAVNIHMFCARKPGLLLSTMRALDNLGLDIQQAVISCFNGFAMDVFRAEQCNEGQEVHPEHIKAILLESAGFHGLI